GCACCGAGCGCATAAACGAGCGGAAGCCGCCGCGCGCCATATCGTTCGACGCGCGAACGATGCTCGGACCACGATCCCGCGATGCCTTCGGGAAAGCGTAAGACGACGCCGACGAACAACAAGCCCAAATACACCGGCCACGCCCGCGTAACGCTGGCCAGCGCGACGCTGAGGCCCGTCAGCACGAACGCCCCGACCACCGGCCCGAAAAACGTCGACGAGCCGCCGATCACGGTCGCGATCAGCACGGCGCCCGAGTGCGCCATCGACACGCTTTCGGGCGACGCGAGCTCGACGTCGATCAACGTCAACGTGCCTGCCACTCCCGCAAAGAAGGCGGCGAAGACATACATCGCATGGCGAACGCGTCGAGGATCGACGCCGAGCGCCGCCACGCGCGTGGCGTTGTCGCGCACGGCGTTGGCCATCCGCGCGAGCGGCGTGCGCGTCACTGCGAATATCGCGACGACCGACAGCGCCGTCCAGCAAGCGATGACCGCATAGGCTTGGCGATCCGCACCGAACGTCAGGCTACCCCACGCCGGGCCGCTGCCGCGATCGATCGCCACGCCGGCCGCCCCGCCGAACCCTTCGGGCAGCGTCCACGCGGCGGCGGCGACGAGTTCGCCGATGCCGAGCGTAATCATGGCGAACGCCGTACCGGCACGCCGCGTGGCGATCGAACCGAACAGCGCGCCGAACGCCGCGCCGCCCGCGCCCCCCACGAGCGGCAGCCATGGCAGCGCAATTGCGCCGTGATTGAACAGATGCGCCGCGACGAACGCCCCTAGCCCCGCATAGGCTGCGTGACCGAACGAAAGCAGCCCCGTTTCCCCGAGCAGCAGGTTGTACGAGAGCGCGAACACGATCATGGCGGACGCTTGCGCGAGATAGGCGAACAGCGAAGCCTCGCGCACGACGAACAGCGGCCCCGCGAGCAACGCGGCCAAGACGATCCACGGTATGCCGCGGGCGATCGAGCGGGCGTGCGGTGCGCGCGTTTCGCGTCGATCGCGTGCAGGCTCGGGCACGGACTCCGGCATAGACTCACGCATCGTCTTCTCGTCTTCCGAAAAGCCCCCGTGGACGGCAGGCCAACATCGCGACGAGCAGAACGTACGGCAAGAGCGGTGCGACCTGCGAGAGCGCGAGCGCGTCCCAGACCGCCGGTAGCCGCACCCCGGCCATCCGCGCGAACGTGCCGAGCGACGCCGTGCTGCCCACGGCCCATGTCTGCATGCACCCGATGAGCAGCGAAGCGACGAACGCCCCGCCGAGCGATCCGAGCCCGCCGACGATGACGACGACGAACACGATCGAGCCGACAGCCTCGGCCATGCCGGGCTCGACGACGGCGAGCGGCGCGCCGATCACGCCGGCCAGCGCCGCGAGCGCCGTGCCGATCGCGAAGACGAGCGTGCCGATACGCGCGACGTCGTGGCCGAGCGCTTCGACGGCGCGCGCATGCGTCAATGCCGCGCGCAGCACGAGGCCGGTGCGCGACATGCGCAGCAGGGCGTACAACGCCGCGAGCGTGGCGACCGATACGACCATCATGAATGCGCGATAGCGCGAAAAGGTGACGTCGCCGAGCGCGATCAATGGCCCGTCGAGCGCGGACGGCAACGCCAGCGACACGCTGCCGAGCCCCCAGACGAGCTTGACGAGTTCCGCGAGCAGATAGGCCAAGCCGAACGTCAGCAAGAGCTCGTGCAGTGGGCCGTTCGCCCGAGCGCGCCGCAGCAGCGTGCGCTCGACCGCGGCGCCCGCGATGCCGACGGCGAGCGGCGCCATGACGAGCGCCGATCCGAACCCTTCGTGCGCAGCGATGCTGTAGCCGAGATAGGCCCCGAGCATGTAGAAGCTCGCATGCGCGAAGTTCAGCACGCCGAGCATGCTGAAGATCAGCGTGAGCCCTGCCGACAGCATGAATAGCAGCAGCCCGTAGCTGATGCCGTTCAGCGTCGCGACGGCGAATGCCTGCACCTTAAGCGCGCTCCTCGCTCGCCGCGGCAATGAGCGGCACGAGCGCGGCGCGCAGCGGCTCGGGCAGCGCGACGGGGCGACGCGTCGCCCGATCGACGTAGACGTGCACGAAATGCCCCTGCGCGGCAGCTTGCCGCTCGCCTTCCTTGAACAAGCCGACTTCGTAGCGCACGCTCGACCCGCCGATGCGCGCCACGCGCAGCCCCGCATCGACGCGCTCCGGAAAAACGAGCGGCGCAAAATAGTTGCACTGCGTCTCGACGACGAGGCCGATCGTCGTGCCGTGCTCGACGTCAAGTACGTCAGAGCGAATCAGGTACTCGTTGACGACCGTATCGAAGTAGCTGTAGTAGACGACGTTGTTGACGTGCCCGTAAACGTCGTTGTCCATCCAGCGCGTCGTGATCGGCAAGAAATGGCGGTAATCGTCGCGCAAGGCGGGAGTCGGTTTGCTCATGGTGCGGATAAGCCCTACTGCCCCGCGCGCTCGACGAACTCGAACGGCAAGCCGCGGCGGCGCATCCAATCGCCGAGCGCGGGTCCCGTGCCGGCTCGCCACGGACGCAGCTTGGCCGGCTCGACGAGCCGATATTCGAGCAACTCCGGCGATAGCGCAACGGTGCCTTCGGCCTTCACGTGGTAGGCGATGATGAGTTCGTTCTTGCGAATGAACTCGTACACGCCGACGAGTTCGGTCTCGCGCACGTGCAGCGACGTTTCCTCGAGCACCTCGCGCGCAATCCCTTGCTCAGGCGTCTCGCCTTGCTCGAGAAAACCCGTGATCAGCGCGAACGTCCCCTCGGGCCACGCCGCGTTGCGCGCGAGCAGGATTTTGCCCTCGTACTCGACGATGGCCGCAACGACGGGCAGCGGATTGTTCCAATGGACGTAGCCGCAGACGTCGTCGGGGCAAAGGTGGCGCATGCGGCCGCCGTCCGCGGCGGAATCGGCCCGCTCGACGAGCGCGCTCGCGCAGCGCGGACAGAATCGATAGTCGCTCATAGGTCGTGGAGGATGCAGACAAGCGGCGCCGGATGGCGCGAAACGCGCCCATTCTAGCGGCTTTGCCTCTGCCCGAGCGATCACCCGCGCAGCATGAGCGATAGCGCTTGCCGCAGTGCTTATCGCAGCATCTAGCGCGACTTGCTCGCCAGCACGACGAGCCCCGCCGCGCCGGCCATCAGCACGAGCGCCGCCAGCCAGAGCGATGGCGCAAACGAGCCGACACGCGCGGCGATCGGCGCGGCCACGAGCGGCCCCACGATCTGGCCGACGCCATAGGCGGCCGTTGCATAGCCCATCAGCCCGGCTGCATGCTCGCCCCGCAACCGCCTTGCCTCGCGCATTGCGAACAGCGTGATCGCCGTGAACGGCAGGCCGATCAGCACGCTGCCGATCGCGAAGCCCGCGGCCGTCGGAAATACGATCCCGAGTGCGATTCCGACGGCCTGCACGACATAACACGCCGCGAGCAGCAGCCGGTTGTCCCACCGCGCCGGCAAACGCGCGGCGAACAGCGAGCCGGGGATCAAGGCCGCGCCGAACATCGGCCAGAACAGATCGGGCCAGTTCGATCCCGGCAGCGCATGGCGGGCGATGACGGGTAAGAACGTGGCGGTGATGATGTAGCCGAAGCCGGGCATGCCGTAGAGCACCACGAGCCAGATCCCCTGCCTGCGCCGCTCGGCCTCGCTCAGCGACGAAACGCCCCCCGCATCGGCATGCGGCCGAATGCTCGATGCGGGAGCCACCCGCGCGGCAGCAGATGGATTCACCGCCGGCGCCGCCCGCCCGGATCGCCACGACCGCCAAGCTTGCCCCGTCGACGGCGCAAACGTGCGCCACACGCAAGCCGTCGACACCACGCACAAAACGCCGAACAAGACCCAGCCGAACGGCGCCCCTTGGTGCGCCGCCGCCCCGGCCATGAGCCCCGTCGCGACGATGCCGATGCCGGGCCCCGTATAAATCACGCCGCCCCACGCCGGCGCGCCGAGCCGAGCCAGCCGCGCGAGCCCCCACTGAGAGGCGAACACGAAGGTCCAGGCGCTGACGACGCCGGCCACGAACCGGACGGCGATCCAAATCGGAAGGCTGTGCGTCACGCCCATCGCAAGCGTAAGCACCGCGGTCGTCGCCAGCCCCACACGCACCATCCGCGCATGCTCGATGGGCAGGAGCGCGCAGGTCAGCGCACCGATGAAATAGCCCGCGTAGTTGGCCGACGCGAGCAACCCGCCGGAGCGCAGATCGAGCGCACCGGCATGCAG
The sequence above is a segment of the Trinickia acidisoli genome. Coding sequences within it:
- a CDS encoding branched-chain amino acid ABC transporter permease, which gives rise to MRESMPESVPEPARDRRETRAPHARSIARGIPWIVLAALLAGPLFVVREASLFAYLAQASAMIVFALSYNLLLGETGLLSFGHAAYAGLGAFVAAHLFNHGAIALPWLPLVGGAGGAAFGALFGSIATRRAGTAFAMITLGIGELVAAAAWTLPEGFGGAAGVAIDRGSGPAWGSLTFGADRQAYAVIACWTALSVVAIFAVTRTPLARMANAVRDNATRVAALGVDPRRVRHAMYVFAAFFAGVAGTLTLIDVELASPESVSMAHSGAVLIATVIGGSSTFFGPVVGAFVLTGLSVALASVTRAWPVYLGLLFVGVVLRFPEGIAGSWSEHRSRVERYGARRLPLVYALGAVAGAAWFAALVIGVESLYARRFAADAGGVWRIGSFGFDLGSSATWSTLAMLVLSGAVACYAMRACLRVTARREARS
- a CDS encoding branched-chain amino acid ABC transporter permease, translating into MQAFAVATLNGISYGLLLFMLSAGLTLIFSMLGVLNFAHASFYMLGAYLGYSIAAHEGFGSALVMAPLAVGIAGAAVERTLLRRARANGPLHELLLTFGLAYLLAELVKLVWGLGSVSLALPSALDGPLIALGDVTFSRYRAFMMVVSVATLAALYALLRMSRTGLVLRAALTHARAVEALGHDVARIGTLVFAIGTALAALAGVIGAPLAVVEPGMAEAVGSIVFVVVIVGGLGSLGGAFVASLLIGCMQTWAVGSTASLGTFARMAGVRLPAVWDALALSQVAPLLPYVLLVAMLACRPRGLFGRREDDA
- a CDS encoding acyl-CoA thioesterase; its protein translation is MSKPTPALRDDYRHFLPITTRWMDNDVYGHVNNVVYYSYFDTVVNEYLIRSDVLDVEHGTTIGLVVETQCNYFAPLVFPERVDAGLRVARIGGSSVRYEVGLFKEGERQAAAQGHFVHVYVDRATRRPVALPEPLRAALVPLIAAASEERA
- a CDS encoding NUDIX domain-containing protein — translated: MSDYRFCPRCASALVERADSAADGGRMRHLCPDDVCGYVHWNNPLPVVAAIVEYEGKILLARNAAWPEGTFALITGFLEQGETPEQGIAREVLEETSLHVRETELVGVYEFIRKNELIIAYHVKAEGTVALSPELLEYRLVEPAKLRPWRAGTGPALGDWMRRRGLPFEFVERAGQ
- a CDS encoding YbfB/YjiJ family MFS transporter — encoded protein: MEHSDSIGDTALRRGGDAAGAGHVALACMVALAVALGVGRFAFTPLLPLMLHAGALDLRSGGLLASANYAGYFIGALTCALLPIEHARMVRVGLATTAVLTLAMGVTHSLPIWIAVRFVAGVVSAWTFVFASQWGLARLARLGAPAWGGVIYTGPGIGIVATGLMAGAAAHQGAPFGWVLFGVLCVVSTACVWRTFAPSTGQAWRSWRSGRAAPAVNPSAAARVAPASSIRPHADAGGVSSLSEAERRRQGIWLVVLYGMPGFGYIITATFLPVIARHALPGSNWPDLFWPMFGAALIPGSLFAARLPARWDNRLLLAACYVVQAVGIALGIVFPTAAGFAIGSVLIGLPFTAITLFAMREARRLRGEHAAGLMGYATAAYGVGQIVGPLVAAPIAARVGSFAPSLWLAALVLMAGAAGLVVLASKSR